TCCAACCTTTACTATACCGAGGCCCAGGCCGCTTTAGCCGCTAAGCTGGTTAAACTGAGCGGTCTTGGTAAAGTCTTCGTCGGTAACAGCGGGGCGGAAGCCAACGAAGGCGCCATTAAACTGGCCAGAAAATATGGCAAGACGATCAGTGAGGAAAAGGTAGAGATTATTACTGCCGAGCATTCTTTTCACGGCCGGACTTTGGCTACCCTGACCGCTACTGCCCAGCCTAAGTATCAGAAAGGCTATGAACCCTTGCCGGGCGGCTTCAGGCATGTGCCGTTTAATGATTTACCGGCTCTTGCGGCAGCCATGTCCGGGAAAACCTGCGCCGTCTTCCTGGAACCCATCCAGGGAGAAGGCGGCGTCAACGTCCCGGACCGGGATTATCTGCAAGGCGTACGGGATTTATGCGATAAATACGGGGCGCTCCTTATACTGGATGAAATTCAGACCGGCATCGGCCGGACCGGCGCCATGTTTGCCTACCAATTGTACGATGTCAAACCGGACATTATCACCCTGGCCAAAGGATTAGGCGGCGGTGTTCCAATCGGTGCTTTTATCGCCACCGATAAAGTGGCTGCCATATTTTCGGCAGGTGATCACGGCTCCACTTTTGGCGGTAATCCCCTGGCTTGCGCCGCAGCCAACGCGACGCTTGCCGTTATCGAAGATGAGAACATACTGGCCAACGTGACAATGGTCGGGCAATATCTGATGGAAAAACTCGAATTCCTAAAGGATAAATATCCCAACCTGATTAACCAAGTCCGTGGCCAAGGTCTGATAGTAGCAGCCGGACTGAGCCGTCCCGGCCGGGACATTGTCGACAAATGCATGGATTATGGCGCTATCATCAACTGTACGGCCGGCGATGTCCTGCGTTTCGTGCCACCGCTCATCATCACCAAAAGCCATGTAGACGAAATGACGGAAATTTTGGACCGGGTACTTGCCGAGGAAGCGAAGTAATCAGGCAACTGTCCGCAAATGTTAAAAAGTTTCCAACATACTTAACGAGTAGTAACCTTGTATCCGTTTAGTTATCAAAAACCACGAACTGCTTAGAAATCGTCAGATACCGTTGCATATGAAAAAAACTTATTGCAATGATATTTGTTAATTACAGTTCGAACTATCATAGTCAGACCGTAGGCGCAACGAGTACTGGAACGCAAGCGTACTGGGATGTACGCTGGAGTGAAGCACGCAGGAGCAACGACGCAGATGGCGGTTTATAAGCAGTTCCCAACTTAAAGTGAATGAAATGTAATTTGATCGTGGGGGAGTTGTATACACCAATGAGCCTTAAAGGTAAAGATTATTTATCGATACATGATTTGTCGGTAGATGAAATACACCAGATCCTGGATCTGGCCAAGTCGCTGAAAGATAAGCAAAAACGCGGCGAAGAACACAAACTGTTGCCTGGTAAAACCCTGGGCATGATTTTCCAAAAGTCTTCCACCCGCACGCGAGTGTCGTTTGAGGTTGGCATGTGGCAGTTAGGCGGCCGGGCGCTCTTTCTTAACGCCAATGACCTGCAAATTGGCCGGGGTGAGCCGGTGAAAGATACTGCCCGGGTACTGTCACGTTATGTAGACGGAGTAATGATCAGAACCTTCTCACACCTGGAGGTGGAAGAATTGGCTGGATACGCTTCCATTCCCATCATCAACGGGCTGACCGACCTGTTGCACCCGTGTCAGGCCATGGCCGACATCTTTACCGCCGTGGAATACAAAGGCGATCTGAAAGGCCGTAAACTGGCCTATATTGGCGACGGCAACAACATGGTCAATTCTCTTCTCCACGTCTGCGCCAAGGTTGGCATGGACATCAGTGCTGCCACTCCGCCCAATTACGCCCCTGATGCCGCCATTGTGGAAGAAGCCATAGCCGATGCGGCGGCAAGCGGCAGTAAAATCAACATTGTTAACGATCCTTTCGCAGCAGCCGAGGGCGCGGATGTCCTCTATACTGACGTCTGGGCCAGCATGGGGCGGGAAGCGGAACAGGCTATTCGCAAACAGGCATTTGCCGGCTTCCAAATTAATAGCGCCATTGTCCGCACCGCCAAGCCGGACTGTATTGTGATGCACTGCCTGCCTGCCCACCGCGGGGAAGAAATCACCGATGATGTGATGGAAGGACCGCACTCGGTTGTGTTTGACGAAGCGGAAAATAGATTGCATGTGCAGAAAGCCATTATGGCTTTGTTAATGGGTTAGGCAATCTTTATGGGCATGGGTGAGACAATGATCCGCGAAATGACCATTCGCGACTACGATGACGTGATAAAGCTTTGGCAAAAAACTGCGGGAATCGGTTTAAGCGATGCCGATTCGCGCGAGAATATTCGAAGATATATGGAACGGAATCCGGGACTTAGCTATGTGGCGGAACAAAACGGCGCCGGGATCATCGGCGCCGTGCTTTGCAGCCATGACGGGCGCAGAGGCTATCTCCACCATCTGGCGGTGGATGCCTGCTGCCGCGGGCAAGGCCTGGGCCGAAGCCTGGTGGAAAGGTGCATGGCCAAGCTGCGGGAAGCCGGCATAACCAAGTGCCATGTTTTCATCTTTAAGGACAATGAAACCGGCAAAGCCTTTTGGACCCATAACAGCTGGGCGGTGCGCCAGGATCTTACCATTGCTTCCCGGAATATCGATAGTAACTATTCACCTTAAGTTGGGAACTGCTTATAAACCGCCATCTGCGTCGTTGCTCCTGCGGTCCTCACTCCAACGTACCACCCAGTACGCCTCCGTTCCGGTCCTCATCGCGCCTAGCATCTGACGATTTCTAAGCAGTTCGAGGCATTTGATAATCTGAATAAATACATCGACATTTAAACGATATATATAGGCAGGATTTTCGCAAGCTGCCGCGAAAATGTAAACCTGATTTAACATAAACATGGAACTTTGGGAGGATTCGCATTATGAGTAATATTAGTAATATTAGTGAGATTAAAAAAGTTGTTCTCGCCTATTCCGGCGGGCTGGATACTTCGGTAATCATTCCCTGGCTGAAAGAAAACTACGGCTGTGAAGTGATCGCTATGTGCGCCGACGTAGGCCAAGGCGACGAGCTGGCTCCCGTTAAGGAGAAGGCCATTAAGTCCGGCGCCAGCAAAGTATATATTCAGGACTTAACCGCCGATTTTGTGGAAAACTATATCTGGCCGACATTAAAGGCCGGCGCCGTTTATGAAGGAAAATATCTTCTCGGTACTTCCTTTGCCCGTCCCATCATTGCCAAAGCCCTGGTGGAAATTGCCCGCAAGGAAGGCGCCGACGCCATTGCCCACGGCGCAACCGGCAAAGGCAACGATCAGGTGCGTTTCGAACTGACTGTCAAAGCACTGGCACCGCAGCTTAAAATTATTGCTCCCTGGCGGCTATGGAACATCCGTTCCCGGGAAGATGCCATCGATTATGCTGAAAAACACGGCATTCCCGTTCCCGTAACCAAAGCCCGTCCCTACAGCATGGACCGGAACATCTGGCACTTGAGCCACGAGGGGGCCGATCTGGAAAACCCGGCTAACCAACCCCTGGACGACGTGTACATGGTAACCACGCCGCCGGAAAAAGCACCGGATAAACCTACTTATGTGGAAATCGAATTTGAAAAGGGCATCCCGGTAGCCGTGGACGGGGTGAAAATGAAGGCCGTGCCTCTCCTGGAAAAACTTAACCAAATGGGTGCAGCCAACGGTATCGGCATCACCGACCTGGTGGAAAACCGCCTTGTGGGTATGAAGTCCCGGGGCGTATATGAAAATCCCGGCGGGGCAATCCTCTATTATGCCCACAGGGAACTGGAATACCTCACTTTAGACCGGGCCACCATGCATTTCAAAGAGCAAGTTGCCGTTAAATACGCCGAACTGGTCTATGACGGCATGTGGTACGCCCCCTTGCGGGAAGCGCTGGACGCTTTTGTTGATTCCACCCAGCAAACGGTAACCGGGACGGTAAGACTTAAACTGTATAAAGGAAATATCATCAGCGCCGGCTCTGCATCTCCTTACTCCCTCTACAGCGAAGAATTTGTTACCTTCGGCCGGGATGAAGTCTACAACCAAAAAGACGCCGAAGGCTTCATCAACCTGTTTGGCCTGCCCCTCAAAGTGCGGGCGCTAATGAAAGCAGAGGCGAAAAAAGAGCATGGGTAAACTATGGGGTGGTCGCTTTTCTAAAAGCACCGACGTGATGGTGGAGGAGTTTACCTCCTCCATTTCTTTTGATCACCGCCTGTACCGCCAGGATATAAAAGGCAGCATCGCCCATGCCAAAATGCTGGCCAAATGCGGCATAATCAGCAAGGAAGACGCTGGCCTTATTATCGAAGGGTTAAATGGAATACTGGCCGACATGGAAGCCGGACGATTCCAGTTTGACATCGCCCTGGAAGACATTCATATGAACATCGAGAAACGGCTGACCGAGCGCATCGGCCCTGCCGGCGGCAGGCTCCATACCGCTCGCAGCCGGAACGACCAGGTGGCCTTGGATACTCACATCTATCTTAAGGAGGAGATCGCCAGGATTGCCGGTTTCATTTATGAATTGGAACAGGCTATTATTGAAACGGCCGAGAAACATCCCCGGGCAATCATGCCCGGCTATACCCATCTCCAGCGGGCGCAGCCCATTCTCTTCTCCCATCACCTAATGACCTATTTTTTCATGCTGGAGCGGGACTTCCGGCGCCTAAGAGGCGTGTGGGAATCTACCGATATTATGCCGCTGGGCGCCGGCGCCCTGGCCGGTACAACCTTCCCCATCGACCGGCAGTTTGTGGCCGATGAACTTAAATTCAGCCGCATTTATGAAAATAGCATTGACGCTGTCAGCGACCGGGATTACATCCTGGAATTCCAGTCCTTTGCCTCCATCCTGATGATGCATCTGAGCCGTCTCAGTGAAGAAATCATTCTGTGGTCCTCCACCGAATTCTCTTTTATTGAGTTGGATGACGCTCATTGCACCGGTTCCAGCATCATGCCGCAGAAAAAAAACCCGGATGTGGCCGAACTGGTCCGTGGCAAGACCGGCCGGGTATACGGGCACCTTATGGCCATGCTCACAGTGGCCAAGGGACTGCCTCTGGCCTACAACAAGGATTTGCAGGAAGACAAGGAAGGACTGTTTGATACCATTGATACGGTGAAATTCAGCCTGACGGTATATGCCGCCATGCTGCGGGGCATGCGGCTAAATGAGAAAAACATGGGCGGCGCTTTGGCCGCCGACTTCTCCAACGCTACCGACATGGCCGACTATCTGGTAAAAAAAGGACTGCCTTTTCGCCAGGCCCATGAAGTAGTGGGCAAGTGCGTGGCCTTCTGCCTTGATCAGGGAAAAACCCTGCTGGAGCTGACTTTGGATGAGTTCCGGCAGTTCTCGGAAATGTTTAATAGTGATATCCTTCAGGCTATAAAACCTGAAACATGCGTCGATGCCCGCAACTCTTTCGGCGGGACATCGCCCGCCCAGGTCGGACAAGCCGTTGCAGCCGCCCGGAACATAATGTCCAGCCAACGGAAACACCTTGACATGTATGCAAAAACAGCACTATAATAGATTGTAATTGTAAGTAATTGGCTGGACTTTGGATATTGCATAAAGGAGGCACTCTTACTATGGCCGATATCAAAGTAACACTGGCGGCTGAACGAAATACCCCGCCCTCCGAGGACGTTCTCGGTTTCGGCAAAATCTTTACGGATCATATGTTTGTTATGGATTATATCACCGGGCAAGGCTGGCACAACCCCAGAATTGTTCCGTACGGCGAGGTTCCCCTGTATCCGTCGGCTATGGTGCTGCATTACGGCCAGGCCATATTTGAAGGCATAAAGGCTTTTCGCACCATCGACAACCGGGTTGCTATATATCGTCCGGTAGATCATTTGAACCGTCTCAACCGGTCGGCGGAAATTTTATGTATTCCCAAGCTGGATGTTGAACTATTGCACAAAGGGTTAAATCAGCTGATTGATATTGACAGGCAGTGGGTGCCGGCGCCACTGGGCACTTCCTTGTATATTCGCCCGTTTGTCATTGCGGCCGACCCTTATATAGGCGTTAAAGTGGCTGACCATTATACTTACTTTGTTATCCTTTCACCTGTCGGCGCCTACTATGCTTCCGGTTTTAAACCGGTTAAAATCAAAGTGGAACAATATTATGCCCGGACAGTTAAAGGCGGTCTCGGGGAAGCCAAGACTCCCGGCAACTACGCCGCCAGCCTTAAAGCTTCGGAAGAAGCCAAAAAAGAGGGATTTACCCAAGTTCTCTGGCTCGATGCGGTTGAGAAAAAATATGTGGAAGAAGTGGGCACAATGAACATCTTCTTCAAAATTGATGATGAGCTCATTACGCCTGAGCTTAACGGCAGCATTCTCGCGGGTATTACCCGGCGGTCGGTGATTGAGGCGGCCAGGGACTGGGGAATGAAAGTGACCGAACGCCGCATAGCCATTGAAGAAATCTATGCGGCCCATAGCCAGGGCCGTCTGCGGGAAGTCTTTGGTTCCGGCACAGCAGCAGTTATCTCCCCAGTGGGCGAACTTAGCTGGCAGGGTAAAAAAATTATCATCAACAACAACCAGACCGGCGAAACCTCCCAAAAGCTGTTTGACTACATCACCGGCATTCAACAAGGCCGGGTCGACGATAAATTTGGCTGGATTCACGAAGTTGCCAACCTGCATAAATAATAGATAACTGTAAACAGGCTTGTGCCGGTGTCGTACCGAAACCCGGCACAAGCTTTTTTTCTTAATTTTTTTGCCGCCAGGAACCGATTTCAAAAGGTTTTCCGGGTAAATGGGTAGAATAATATTTAAGTAGCTTTTGACGCATTACTATTTTCAGATAGACTCTTGGAGCGTGCGGGCATGTTATTGCAAATAAAGGGCATAATTTCCACAATCAATTTATTAGACATTGCCGACATTGTCATTGTAGCCGTTGTTTTATACAAGCTCTATTTCATGATCAAGGACAGCCGGGCGGTGGCGCTGTTAAAAGGTCTTATTGTGCTCCTTCTGGCTACTCTGGTCAGCAAATGGCTGGGCCTCAATGTGGTAAACTGGCTGTTGCAAAAATCCATGACCGTTGTGCTGGTGGCTTTGCCGGTTGTTTTTCAGCCGGAACTCCGGCGCGCTCTGGAACACCTGGGACGGGGACGGTTTTTTCAGGGCAGCAGCTTACTGAACGCCGAAGAAAAAGAAACTTTATTTGCGGAAATTGCCCGGACGGTAGCAGTGCTATCCAAGAATAAAATCGGGGCGTTAATAGTATTGGAACGGGATACCGGGCTAAATGATTACATTGAAACAGGCATTAAGGTAGATGGCTTGATTACCAGCGAATTTCTCACCAATGTTTTCATCCCCAATACGCCGCTGCATGACGGCGCTGTCATTATCCGCGGCAATCGGATGCAAGCAGCCGGTTGTTTGCTGCCTTTAACCGAAGACCGGTCCCTTAGTAAAGAACTGGGTACCCGGCACCGGGCAGCCATCGGTATCACCGAGCAGACTGACGCGGTTGTCATCGTTGTCAGCGAGGAGACCGGGATTATATCTGTGGCGCGCGGCGGGCGGCTCATCCGGTATATTGACTGCGATAAGCTGGTGGAACACTTACGGCCCTTGTTTGCTGCCAAGCCGTCTTCATTGAGCGAATTCTTTAGCTGGAGGCCACCCAATGCCAGATAATAAGAAGAGATTTCGCGATATTACCACCAAGATCATAGCTGTTATCATCGCGATCGTTTTGTGGCTATACGTAATGAACGAGCAGAATCCACCGATTGAGGCCTACTTTACCGTACCGCTGGAGATCCGGAAGGAAGTTGCCAACCAAGTGGTGTTTGATGCTCCCGAA
This window of the Methylomusa anaerophila genome carries:
- a CDS encoding acetylornithine transaminase — its product is MDKQKIIQLDKENYLPVFARYSIVLSHGEGPYVYDSEGKRYIDFLAGIAVNVLGHAHPKLVAAIAGQAGRMIHCSNLYYTEAQAALAAKLVKLSGLGKVFVGNSGAEANEGAIKLARKYGKTISEEKVEIITAEHSFHGRTLATLTATAQPKYQKGYEPLPGGFRHVPFNDLPALAAAMSGKTCAVFLEPIQGEGGVNVPDRDYLQGVRDLCDKYGALLILDEIQTGIGRTGAMFAYQLYDVKPDIITLAKGLGGGVPIGAFIATDKVAAIFSAGDHGSTFGGNPLACAAANATLAVIEDENILANVTMVGQYLMEKLEFLKDKYPNLINQVRGQGLIVAAGLSRPGRDIVDKCMDYGAIINCTAGDVLRFVPPLIITKSHVDEMTEILDRVLAEEAK
- the argF gene encoding ornithine carbamoyltransferase, which produces MSLKGKDYLSIHDLSVDEIHQILDLAKSLKDKQKRGEEHKLLPGKTLGMIFQKSSTRTRVSFEVGMWQLGGRALFLNANDLQIGRGEPVKDTARVLSRYVDGVMIRTFSHLEVEELAGYASIPIINGLTDLLHPCQAMADIFTAVEYKGDLKGRKLAYIGDGNNMVNSLLHVCAKVGMDISAATPPNYAPDAAIVEEAIADAAASGSKINIVNDPFAAAEGADVLYTDVWASMGREAEQAIRKQAFAGFQINSAIVRTAKPDCIVMHCLPAHRGEEITDDVMEGPHSVVFDEAENRLHVQKAIMALLMG
- a CDS encoding GNAT family N-acetyltransferase, translated to MGMGETMIREMTIRDYDDVIKLWQKTAGIGLSDADSRENIRRYMERNPGLSYVAEQNGAGIIGAVLCSHDGRRGYLHHLAVDACCRGQGLGRSLVERCMAKLREAGITKCHVFIFKDNETGKAFWTHNSWAVRQDLTIASRNIDSNYSP
- a CDS encoding argininosuccinate synthase, which produces MSNISNISEIKKVVLAYSGGLDTSVIIPWLKENYGCEVIAMCADVGQGDELAPVKEKAIKSGASKVYIQDLTADFVENYIWPTLKAGAVYEGKYLLGTSFARPIIAKALVEIARKEGADAIAHGATGKGNDQVRFELTVKALAPQLKIIAPWRLWNIRSREDAIDYAEKHGIPVPVTKARPYSMDRNIWHLSHEGADLENPANQPLDDVYMVTTPPEKAPDKPTYVEIEFEKGIPVAVDGVKMKAVPLLEKLNQMGAANGIGITDLVENRLVGMKSRGVYENPGGAILYYAHRELEYLTLDRATMHFKEQVAVKYAELVYDGMWYAPLREALDAFVDSTQQTVTGTVRLKLYKGNIISAGSASPYSLYSEEFVTFGRDEVYNQKDAEGFINLFGLPLKVRALMKAEAKKEHG
- the argH gene encoding argininosuccinate lyase, whose product is MGKLWGGRFSKSTDVMVEEFTSSISFDHRLYRQDIKGSIAHAKMLAKCGIISKEDAGLIIEGLNGILADMEAGRFQFDIALEDIHMNIEKRLTERIGPAGGRLHTARSRNDQVALDTHIYLKEEIARIAGFIYELEQAIIETAEKHPRAIMPGYTHLQRAQPILFSHHLMTYFFMLERDFRRLRGVWESTDIMPLGAGALAGTTFPIDRQFVADELKFSRIYENSIDAVSDRDYILEFQSFASILMMHLSRLSEEIILWSSTEFSFIELDDAHCTGSSIMPQKKNPDVAELVRGKTGRVYGHLMAMLTVAKGLPLAYNKDLQEDKEGLFDTIDTVKFSLTVYAAMLRGMRLNEKNMGGALAADFSNATDMADYLVKKGLPFRQAHEVVGKCVAFCLDQGKTLLELTLDEFRQFSEMFNSDILQAIKPETCVDARNSFGGTSPAQVGQAVAAARNIMSSQRKHLDMYAKTAL
- a CDS encoding branched-chain amino acid aminotransferase, with product MADIKVTLAAERNTPPSEDVLGFGKIFTDHMFVMDYITGQGWHNPRIVPYGEVPLYPSAMVLHYGQAIFEGIKAFRTIDNRVAIYRPVDHLNRLNRSAEILCIPKLDVELLHKGLNQLIDIDRQWVPAPLGTSLYIRPFVIAADPYIGVKVADHYTYFVILSPVGAYYASGFKPVKIKVEQYYARTVKGGLGEAKTPGNYAASLKASEEAKKEGFTQVLWLDAVEKKYVEEVGTMNIFFKIDDELITPELNGSILAGITRRSVIEAARDWGMKVTERRIAIEEIYAAHSQGRLREVFGSGTAAVISPVGELSWQGKKIIINNNQTGETSQKLFDYITGIQQGRVDDKFGWIHEVANLHK
- the cdaA gene encoding diadenylate cyclase CdaA gives rise to the protein MLLQIKGIISTINLLDIADIVIVAVVLYKLYFMIKDSRAVALLKGLIVLLLATLVSKWLGLNVVNWLLQKSMTVVLVALPVVFQPELRRALEHLGRGRFFQGSSLLNAEEKETLFAEIARTVAVLSKNKIGALIVLERDTGLNDYIETGIKVDGLITSEFLTNVFIPNTPLHDGAVIIRGNRMQAAGCLLPLTEDRSLSKELGTRHRAAIGITEQTDAVVIVVSEETGIISVARGGRLIRYIDCDKLVEHLRPLFAAKPSSLSEFFSWRPPNAR